From Salvelinus namaycush isolate Seneca unplaced genomic scaffold, SaNama_1.0 Scaffold97, whole genome shotgun sequence, the proteins below share one genomic window:
- the LOC120043589 gene encoding keratin-associated protein 6-2-like: MGYDVGYDVGYNVGYDMGYDVGNDMGYDMGYAVGYDVGYNVGYDVGYDVGYDVGHDMGYDMGYAVGYDMGYNVGYDMGYNVGYDVGYDVGYDMSYDMGYDMGYHVGYAVGYDVGYDMGYDVSYDVGYDMG; encoded by the coding sequence atgGGCTATGATGTGGGCTATGATGTGGGCTATAATGTGGGCTATGATATGGGCTATGATGTGGGCAATGATATGGGCTATGATATGGGCTATGCTGTGGGCTATGATGTGGGCTATAATGTGGGCTATGATGTGGGCTATGATGTGGGCTATGATGTGGGCCATGATATGGGCTATGATATGGGCTATGCTGTGGGCTATGATATGGGCTATAATGTGGGCTATGATATGGGCTATAATGTGGGCTATGATGTGGGCTATGATGTGGGCTATGATATGAGCTATGATATGGGCTATGATATGGGCTATCATGTGGGCTATGCTGTGGGCTATGATGTGGGCTATGATATGGGCTATGATGTGagctatgatgtgggctatgATATGGGCTAG